One genomic region from Magallana gigas chromosome 3, xbMagGiga1.1, whole genome shotgun sequence encodes:
- the LOC136273730 gene encoding multidrug resistance-associated protein 1-like, which yields MIALIMTYAGNVTDTLRWIVFAFTEMDTNIITVERIQEYINLKPEADWRIKETEPASNWPQRGHVKFSNFSLRYREDLDLVLKGIDCDITPGEKIGIVGRTGAGKSSLTLALFRILEKAGGSIIIDDVDISTIGLHDLRSKLTIIPQDPVLFSGTLRMNLDPFNSFSDDDLWEALEHAHLKKYVESLEGGLLYECSERGENLSVGQRQLICLARALLKKSKILVLDEATAAVDLKTDNLIQNTIRREFSDCTILTIAHRLNTVLDYSRIMVLDKGQIKEFDSPDVLLKDENSIFHSMAKAANLV from the exons ATGATAGCTTTGATCATGACATATGCTGGCAAT GTAACAGATACACTAAGGTGGATTGTTTTTGCTTTCACGGAGATGGACACAAACATTATAACGGTCGAAAGAATCCAGGAATACATAAACCTTAAACCCGAAGCTGATTGGAGAATCAAAGAAACTGAACCTGCTTCTAATTGGCCTCAACGAGGTCACGTGAAGTTTTCCAATTTCAGTCTGAGGTACAGAGAGGATTTGGACTTGGTTCTGAAAGGAATTGATTGCGATATTACACCCGGGGAGAAG ATAGGAATCGTTGGAAGAACGGGAGCAGGAAAATCATCATTAACCCTGGCATTATTTCGAATTCTCGAAAAGGCTGGCGGAAGTATAATCATCGATGATGTAGACATATCAACCATTGGCTTGCACGACCTTCGTTCTAAGCTGACAATTATTCCCCAG gATCCCGTGTTGTTTTCTGGTACATTACGAATGAACCTGGACCCGTTCAACTCTTTCTCTGACGATGATTTATGGGAAGCTTTGGAACATGCCcatctaaaaaaatatgtggaatctCTCGAAGGTGGTCTTCTTTACGAATGCTCAGAGAGAGGAGAAAATCTCAG TGTTGGACAGAGACAGTTGATATGCCTCGCACGCGCACTTCTGAAGAAGTCCAAGATATTGGTCCTAGATGAGGCTACAGCCGCTGTGGATCTGAAAACAGACAACCTGATACAGAACACTATACGGCGGGAGTTCTCTGATTGTACTATCCTCACTATAGCCCACAGACTTAACACTGTTTTGGACTACTCCAG aatCATGGTACTAGATAAAGGCCAGATTAAAGAATTTGACAGTCCAGATGTTTtgttaaaagatgaaaacagtatatttcattCAATGGCCAAAGCAGCTAATCTTGTGTAG